The following proteins are encoded in a genomic region of Alistipes shahii WAL 8301:
- a CDS encoding outer membrane beta-barrel protein translates to MKTSKYLKTIAFCALMLAAAMPGKAQVFPNTYINIDWQVGVPLGAGFADKASGWGMNFEGGYFVTPAITVGPFISYQTNLQSISRQTLDLGNGSALTTNQKHALFQLPFGVTGRYNWLTDSVFQPYAGLKLGANYAEMSSYYYIIKQYTDTWGFYLSPEIGVSIFPRPDYRLGFHVALYYSYSTNSGDVLTYSMDNINNFGIRVGISF, encoded by the coding sequence ATGAAAACATCGAAATACCTCAAAACCATCGCTTTCTGCGCCTTGATGCTCGCTGCGGCCATGCCGGGCAAAGCGCAGGTATTCCCCAACACCTACATCAACATCGACTGGCAGGTAGGCGTGCCTCTGGGCGCCGGTTTCGCCGACAAGGCCTCGGGCTGGGGCATGAACTTCGAAGGCGGATACTTCGTCACGCCGGCCATCACCGTCGGTCCGTTCATCTCCTACCAGACCAACCTCCAGAGCATTTCGCGCCAGACGCTCGATCTGGGCAACGGATCGGCGCTGACGACCAACCAGAAACACGCGCTGTTCCAGCTGCCGTTCGGTGTCACGGGACGATACAACTGGCTTACCGACAGCGTATTCCAGCCATATGCGGGTCTGAAGCTGGGCGCCAACTACGCCGAAATGTCATCGTACTACTACATCATCAAGCAGTACACCGACACCTGGGGATTCTACCTCTCGCCCGAAATCGGCGTGTCGATATTCCCGAGGCCCGACTACCGGCTGGGGTTCCACGTAGCGCTCTATTACAGCTACTCGACCAACAGCGGCGACGTGCTGACTTACTCGATGGACAACATCAACAATTTCGGCATCCGCGTCGGTATCTCCTTCTGA
- a CDS encoding DUF4136 domain-containing protein: MNVKKIRYIALALVVAAFCSCQKEPSTSDLHRDYLVYTAHDTGTDFAAIDTYYIPDSILIIGNSDKTEYWKDADAMAIIGTVVGKLDDAGYTRTEDKDAASVGIQLSYVRKVTYFVGYDYPYWWWYYPYYWAPGYWGDWVGWHYPYSVYYGYTAGSLLMEMLDLQADQESGKKLPIVWDSFIGGLLTSDADLNQQRTIAAVEQAFEQSPYLAK; encoded by the coding sequence ATGAACGTCAAAAAAATCCGTTACATTGCACTCGCGCTCGTCGTAGCTGCGTTCTGCTCGTGCCAGAAAGAACCCTCGACGTCGGATCTCCACAGGGATTATCTGGTCTACACCGCCCACGATACCGGCACCGACTTCGCCGCGATCGACACCTACTACATTCCCGACAGTATCCTGATCATCGGGAACAGCGACAAAACCGAATACTGGAAAGACGCCGACGCCATGGCGATCATCGGCACGGTGGTCGGCAAACTCGACGATGCGGGCTACACGCGCACCGAGGACAAAGACGCCGCCAGCGTGGGCATCCAGCTCAGCTACGTCCGCAAAGTGACCTACTTCGTAGGCTACGACTATCCCTACTGGTGGTGGTACTATCCCTACTACTGGGCTCCCGGCTACTGGGGCGACTGGGTGGGATGGCACTATCCTTACAGCGTTTACTACGGGTACACGGCCGGTTCGCTGCTGATGGAAATGCTGGACCTCCAGGCCGACCAGGAGAGCGGCAAGAAACTGCCTATCGTATGGGACAGCTTCATCGGCGGCCTGCTGACCTCCGACGCCGACCTCAACCAGCAGCGCACGATCGCCGCCGTCGAGCAGGCATTCGAACAGTCGCCTTACCTGGCCAAATAG
- a CDS encoding Gfo/Idh/MocA family protein has protein sequence MKTVNWGIVGCGNVCERKSGPAMYKTPHSALAAVMRRDAEKAADFARRHNVPKSYTDAAALIADPEVDIVYVATPPGTHRELAVQALEAGKPVYVEKPMAMNHAECLEMIAAAEKAGQKLFVAYYRRALPYFLKVKELLDGGSVGQPLTAEVRLLRPERPEDRDPARLPWRLRREVGGEGYFHDLAPHTLDILDFLLGEIADARGCKSNLGGFYDVADTVTAAFRFRSGVTGTGTWCFVAPPQAVEDSVAITGRKGIIRFSTFTFSPIELTTAGGTERFRIDPTEHIQGPLIETIVAELRGEGRCPSTGTSAARTSRVMDRIISE, from the coding sequence ATGAAAACCGTCAACTGGGGAATCGTAGGCTGCGGCAACGTCTGCGAGCGCAAGAGCGGCCCGGCGATGTACAAGACCCCACACTCGGCCCTCGCGGCCGTCATGCGCCGCGACGCGGAGAAGGCGGCCGACTTCGCACGGCGCCACAACGTGCCGAAAAGCTACACCGACGCCGCGGCGCTGATCGCCGACCCGGAGGTGGACATCGTCTACGTGGCCACGCCTCCCGGCACGCACCGGGAACTCGCGGTGCAGGCCCTCGAAGCCGGGAAGCCCGTCTACGTCGAGAAGCCGATGGCAATGAACCACGCCGAGTGCCTCGAAATGATCGCAGCGGCGGAAAAAGCCGGGCAGAAACTCTTCGTGGCCTACTACCGCCGGGCGCTGCCCTATTTCCTCAAAGTCAAGGAACTGCTCGACGGAGGGTCCGTCGGGCAGCCGTTGACGGCGGAAGTCCGCCTGCTCCGCCCGGAAAGACCCGAAGACCGCGATCCGGCCCGGCTTCCGTGGCGGCTGCGCCGGGAGGTCGGAGGCGAAGGCTATTTCCACGACCTCGCACCGCACACGCTCGACATCCTCGATTTCCTGCTCGGGGAGATCGCCGACGCCCGGGGCTGCAAAAGCAACCTCGGCGGATTCTACGACGTGGCCGACACCGTCACGGCGGCGTTCCGCTTTCGCTCGGGCGTCACGGGGACCGGAACGTGGTGTTTCGTCGCCCCGCCCCAGGCCGTCGAGGATTCGGTCGCCATCACGGGCCGCAAGGGCATCATACGCTTCAGCACCTTCACGTTCAGCCCCATCGAACTGACGACGGCCGGGGGCACGGAGCGTTTCCGGATCGACCCTACGGAGCACATTCAGGGTCCGCTGATCGAAACGATCGTCGCCGAACTGCGCGGCGAGGGGCGCTGTCCCTCGACGGGAACCTCGGCCGCGAGAACATCCCGGGTCATGGACCGGATCATATCCGAATAA
- a CDS encoding aldo/keto reductase: MIESPYQPSPDRYDDGMIYRRAGRSGVLLPAFSLGMWHNFGSGQAFSNVQRMAHYAFDRGITHFDLANNYGPAYGTAEENFGRLMERSFRPYRDEMFIATKAGYDMWPGPYGNWGSRKYLTASLDQSLRRMKLDYVDIFYSHRHDPETPLEETLQALVDIVRRGKALYVGLSRYPLEAARFAFRYLAERDVPCLLFQDRYNIFSRQPETSGVLSLSAASGSGFVAFSPLAQGLLTGRYLDGIPQDSRMAAGRSLQREVLTDAMLERLRALNDIARQRGQTLAEMALAWLLRDKRVTSVIVGASSAAQIEDNLRALENASFSDDELARIDALSRE, encoded by the coding sequence ATGATTGAATCACCCTATCAACCTTCGCCCGACCGTTACGACGACGGTATGATCTACCGGCGCGCCGGGCGCAGCGGCGTGCTGCTGCCGGCCTTTTCGCTGGGTATGTGGCACAATTTCGGCAGCGGGCAGGCCTTCTCCAACGTGCAGCGGATGGCCCATTACGCCTTCGACCGCGGAATCACCCATTTCGACCTTGCGAACAACTACGGGCCGGCGTACGGCACGGCCGAGGAGAATTTCGGCCGTCTGATGGAACGCTCGTTCCGCCCCTACCGCGACGAAATGTTCATCGCGACCAAAGCGGGTTACGACATGTGGCCGGGACCCTACGGCAACTGGGGATCGCGCAAATACCTCACGGCGAGCCTCGACCAGAGCCTGCGCCGCATGAAACTCGATTACGTCGACATCTTCTATTCCCACCGCCACGACCCCGAGACGCCCCTTGAGGAGACCCTCCAGGCATTGGTCGACATCGTCCGCCGGGGCAAGGCGCTCTACGTCGGATTGTCGCGCTACCCGCTCGAAGCGGCGCGTTTCGCCTTCCGCTACCTCGCCGAACGCGACGTTCCGTGCCTGCTTTTTCAGGACCGGTACAATATCTTCAGCCGCCAGCCCGAAACTTCGGGCGTGCTGTCGCTTTCCGCCGCGTCGGGTTCGGGCTTCGTCGCCTTTTCGCCGCTGGCGCAGGGACTGCTGACGGGTCGTTACCTCGACGGCATTCCGCAGGATTCGCGCATGGCGGCGGGTCGTTCGTTGCAGCGCGAGGTGCTGACCGACGCGATGCTGGAACGGCTCCGCGCCCTGAACGACATCGCCCGGCAGCGCGGCCAAACGCTGGCCGAAATGGCGCTGGCATGGCTTCTGCGCGATAAACGCGTTACGTCGGTAATCGTCGGGGCCAGCTCCGCGGCGCAGATCGAAGACAACCTGCGGGCGTTGGAAAACGCCTCCTTCTCCGACGACGAGCTGGCGCGCATTGATGCCCTTTCGCGGGAATGA
- the polA gene encoding DNA polymerase I, which yields MKKLFLVDAYALIFKYYYAFLGRPMRNREGMNTSVVFGFVKFLRDIQKRERPDLLGVAFDPKGGSFRRDIFPEYKANRSETPEDILLSIPYVKRVLDAMCIPILEVAGYEADDVIGTLSQKGVEAGYDVYMVTPDKDYGQLVRDNCRIYKQRGAEGSIEIVDREAIREKYGIDDPQLVRDILALWGDASDNIPGVPGIGEKIACKLVREWGTVENILENVGKIPGKQGEKIAGWADNLRLAKRLTTICLDVPIPFREEDLTVCDPHIDQLRGIFAELDFKAFMNDLTNLAPAEPLPEGPRQEAQTQLAEMARAKSAAAKKAALAGQGNLFGDPVVPLPAAQEVPVAELQAEAEAIQFRTAQTTPHEYTLVETAAQLREVVAAVGRYPEFCFDTETTGFDIFNDRIVGLSLAVEPFKAWYVPFLEKDTPEYAEIVRPLFEDEKIAKIGQNIKFDLMVLRRLGITIRGRMYDTMILHYLLDPESRHNMNALAEKYLNYKPIEIETLIGKGSKQLTMDLVNVERVKEYAAEDADVTLQLKQALYPMIEQIGLQHLYFEIEEPMIAVLADIEMAGMRIDSEALAVYAVELNRKLAELEAAIRTEAGEPNLNINSARQLGEVLFGKMRIAEKPKMTKTKQFCTDEDYLQLFARKHRIVDLILEYRGVKKLLSTYVEALPQLVNRSTGRIHTSFNQAVTATGRLSSTNPNLQNIPVRDDMGRRIRKAFIPSDDDHLLLSADYSQVELRLMAHLSGDESLIAAFEHGEDIHAATAAKLFNKTLDEVTSEERRRAKTANFGIIYGISAFGLSQRLEIPRKEAKEIIDGYFASYPGVKKYMDNVVEKAKEEGFVSTIFGRRRYLNDIASHNAIARGLAERNAVNAPIQGSAADIMKIAMINVHRRFAAEGIRSRVILQVHDELVVDMLRSEQERVTAIVTECMESAAQLKVRLIADAGVGGNWLEAH from the coding sequence ATGAAAAAACTCTTTCTGGTCGACGCCTATGCGTTGATTTTCAAGTATTACTATGCCTTTTTGGGCCGTCCGATGCGTAACCGCGAGGGGATGAACACCTCCGTGGTGTTCGGCTTCGTGAAGTTCCTGCGCGACATCCAGAAACGCGAAAGGCCCGATCTGTTGGGCGTGGCGTTCGATCCCAAGGGCGGCAGCTTCCGCCGCGACATCTTTCCGGAATACAAGGCCAACCGTTCCGAAACCCCCGAGGACATCCTGCTTTCGATACCCTACGTGAAACGGGTGCTCGACGCGATGTGCATTCCGATTCTCGAAGTGGCGGGTTACGAGGCCGACGACGTGATCGGAACCCTCTCGCAGAAGGGTGTCGAAGCCGGTTACGACGTCTATATGGTGACGCCCGACAAGGATTACGGCCAGCTGGTGCGCGACAACTGCCGCATCTACAAACAGCGGGGCGCCGAGGGCAGCATCGAGATCGTCGACCGCGAGGCCATCCGCGAGAAGTACGGCATCGACGACCCGCAGCTGGTGCGCGACATCCTTGCGCTGTGGGGCGATGCCTCGGACAATATTCCCGGCGTCCCGGGCATCGGCGAGAAGATCGCCTGCAAACTGGTCCGGGAGTGGGGAACGGTGGAAAACATTCTGGAGAATGTCGGCAAAATTCCCGGAAAGCAGGGCGAGAAGATCGCCGGGTGGGCCGACAACCTGCGGCTGGCCAAGCGCCTGACGACCATCTGCCTCGACGTGCCGATCCCTTTCCGCGAGGAGGACCTCACGGTTTGCGACCCGCATATCGACCAGCTGCGCGGGATCTTCGCCGAATTGGATTTCAAGGCTTTTATGAACGATCTGACGAACCTCGCACCCGCCGAGCCGCTTCCCGAAGGTCCGCGTCAGGAGGCGCAGACCCAGCTGGCGGAGATGGCCCGCGCCAAGTCGGCCGCGGCGAAGAAGGCCGCGCTGGCGGGACAGGGCAATCTGTTCGGCGACCCCGTCGTGCCGCTTCCTGCGGCGCAGGAGGTTCCTGTGGCCGAACTTCAGGCCGAAGCCGAGGCGATACAGTTCCGGACGGCCCAGACGACGCCCCACGAGTACACGCTTGTGGAAACTGCCGCGCAGCTGCGCGAGGTGGTCGCCGCGGTCGGCAGATACCCCGAATTCTGTTTCGACACCGAGACCACGGGTTTCGACATCTTCAACGACCGCATCGTCGGGCTGTCGCTCGCCGTGGAACCGTTCAAAGCGTGGTACGTGCCTTTCCTGGAGAAGGATACGCCCGAGTATGCGGAGATCGTGCGGCCGCTGTTCGAGGATGAGAAGATCGCCAAGATCGGGCAGAACATCAAGTTCGACCTGATGGTGCTGCGCCGGCTGGGCATCACGATCCGGGGCCGCATGTACGACACGATGATCCTCCACTACCTGCTCGATCCCGAGTCGCGCCACAACATGAACGCCCTTGCGGAGAAATACCTCAATTACAAGCCCATCGAGATCGAAACGCTCATCGGCAAAGGCTCGAAGCAGCTGACGATGGACCTTGTGAACGTCGAACGCGTCAAGGAGTACGCTGCCGAGGATGCCGATGTGACGCTGCAACTCAAGCAGGCGCTCTACCCCATGATCGAGCAGATCGGCCTCCAGCACCTCTATTTCGAGATCGAGGAGCCGATGATCGCCGTGCTGGCCGACATCGAGATGGCGGGCATGAGGATCGACTCCGAAGCGCTGGCGGTCTATGCCGTCGAGTTGAACCGCAAACTCGCGGAACTGGAGGCGGCGATCCGCACCGAGGCGGGCGAACCGAACCTGAACATCAACTCGGCGCGCCAGCTGGGCGAGGTGCTTTTCGGGAAAATGCGCATTGCCGAGAAGCCCAAGATGACCAAGACCAAGCAGTTCTGCACCGACGAGGACTACCTCCAGTTGTTCGCCCGCAAACACCGGATCGTCGATCTGATCCTCGAATACCGGGGCGTGAAGAAACTGCTTTCGACCTATGTCGAGGCGCTGCCCCAGCTGGTCAACCGCTCGACGGGGCGCATCCACACCTCGTTCAACCAGGCCGTGACGGCCACGGGACGCCTTTCGTCGACGAATCCCAATTTGCAGAACATCCCCGTCCGCGACGACATGGGCCGCCGCATCCGCAAGGCGTTCATCCCCTCGGACGACGATCACCTGCTGCTTTCGGCCGATTACAGCCAGGTCGAACTGCGGCTGATGGCCCACCTTTCGGGCGACGAGTCGTTGATCGCGGCCTTCGAGCACGGCGAGGATATCCATGCCGCCACGGCCGCCAAGCTCTTCAACAAAACGCTCGACGAGGTGACTTCCGAAGAACGCCGCCGGGCCAAGACGGCCAATTTCGGCATCATCTACGGCATTTCGGCCTTCGGGCTGAGCCAGCGGCTCGAAATTCCGCGCAAGGAGGCCAAGGAGATCATCGACGGCTATTTCGCCTCCTACCCCGGGGTCAAGAAGTATATGGACAACGTGGTCGAGAAGGCCAAGGAGGAGGGTTTCGTCTCGACGATTTTCGGCCGCCGCCGCTACCTCAACGACATCGCGTCGCACAACGCCATCGCCCGCGGCCTTGCCGAGCGCAACGCCGTGAACGCCCCGATTCAGGGTTCTGCGGCCGACATTATGAAGATCGCCATGATCAACGTTCACCGGCGTTTCGCCGCCGAAGGCATCCGCTCGCGGGTGATCCTGCAAGTGCACGACGAACTGGTGGTCGACATGCTCCGCTCGGAGCAGGAGCGTGTCACGGCGATCGTCACCGAGTGCATGGAGTCCGCCGCGCAGCTCAAGGTCCGGCTGATCGCCGACGCCGGCGTGGGCGGCAACTGGCTGGAAGCGCATTGA
- the folE gene encoding GTP cyclohydrolase I FolE: MELKNYDKEERFDPATVEALKGHYTEILRLLGEDPAREGLLKTPERVAKAMSFLTKGYDENPLEIIRSATFREEYKQMVLVKNIELYSMCEHHMLPFYGKAHVAYIPNGRITGLSKIARVVECFARRLQVQERLTVQIRDCIQEALNPMGVAVVIEASHMCMQMRGIEKQQSATTTSAFTGIFLSDHRTREEFMTLISHRYR; this comes from the coding sequence ATGGAACTGAAAAATTACGACAAGGAGGAACGGTTCGACCCGGCGACCGTCGAGGCGCTGAAGGGCCATTACACCGAAATACTGCGCCTGCTGGGCGAAGACCCCGCACGCGAAGGGCTGCTGAAAACCCCCGAACGCGTGGCCAAAGCCATGTCGTTTCTGACCAAAGGGTACGACGAAAATCCGCTGGAGATCATCCGCTCGGCGACCTTCCGCGAAGAATACAAACAGATGGTGCTGGTGAAGAACATCGAACTTTACTCGATGTGCGAACACCACATGCTGCCGTTCTACGGCAAGGCCCACGTGGCCTATATCCCCAACGGGCGCATTACGGGGCTTTCGAAGATCGCGCGCGTGGTGGAGTGCTTCGCCCGCCGCCTGCAGGTGCAGGAACGGCTGACGGTGCAGATCCGCGACTGCATCCAGGAGGCGCTCAACCCGATGGGCGTGGCCGTGGTGATCGAGGCCAGCCACATGTGCATGCAGATGCGCGGCATCGAAAAACAGCAGTCGGCGACCACAACGTCGGCATTCACGGGCATCTTCCTCTCGGACCACCGCACCCGCGAGGAGTTTATGACCCTCATTTCGCACCGCTACCGGTAA